The genome window GCCCTCACCGCGCAGCAATTGTTCACTCTTACCAGCATATCGGGCGATCTATTATGACTAAGTATTGAGAATAAGAGCGGTTTGTAAAGCCCGCATCCAATCACTCAGGTATATCCGTGTTGAGGTCTAAATATCGTCCACTTTGCCACAGCTCGGAGCTGGCATGTTTTGTCGACCCTGGACTTCTTACATGGAGATAGCTTAATGAGAAGTGTTAGTTGGGCTCTGTGGTATTTCATGGGCCTAGGGATTTCATTCCTTAACAGGACATCAACTAAATCAAATAAAACGGTCATATATCGAGTGATAAGGGTTGAGCATAGCAATAAATGAACTCTAATGTTCGGCCAAGTAATACTTTATCTGTTACTATTCtattgagaagatcaattTGTGCATGAGCGTGAAAATAAGATGGGGTCTAGTCCAGGCTGCATCAACCATTCCAACCGATCGCATTCCCCTCTGACCCCAGGCCTGAATGTGAGCAGGAACTGTTTATATGAAACATAATCTACCATGCACCTGACTTCCTGTTCTTCTCGCGACCGCGGAGGAAACCCAAATGTCAAACCCTTGAAGTGTTCAAGGTAGTGGTGCTGTGTTTTCATACCATTGAGGAAGAATTCGCCTACCTTGTCACGATTTTTGGTTGGACGAATATCTATGTGAAGTTTTAACCCTTCATTTACGTAGACTCCAAACTTGTCATCTAGGTCTGCATCCTCACTCTGACTTTTGTTCTTGATGTAGTCGCCCATCAGACGTGCATACAGTCCCAAAGCCTGACGTGCCGTAAGCTTTGCTTGCGCAACCAGATCGATTGATGGCCGAAGTTCGAACAATTCTTGCATTATTGCTCGAGCTGTCCAATCTGAAGCGTCGCCCAGTGCTTGAGTATTACTGAGCACAACGATTGCTGACTGCGCTTCTGGGAAGATGCATAAAGTCATCAGGAAACCTGTGACCTGACCGCCATGATACAACATCAGACGCCGATCGGAATCCCTGCCAAGAATGGGCTCTTGTTTATTGCCGTTCGTTGACATAAAACCATACATTGCCGAGGGCATGGACAAGCGAGACCAGCCATAGCCATAAGTGTTCTCAAACAGGCCACGATGGGCAAGTTGGGTTTGATGCGCTGTGATGGTATCCATCTCTTTGAGAACAATAGGCTCATGGCCTGACTCGCGATCCGGGTTGACGCTGGTTAGAACTGCCCTTACCCATTTCAGCATGTCTGGGACAGTAGACCAAAGGCAGCCAGCGGGACCCATAAGCGTATCTGAAGAAAGGTCTGGCCGTGGAAGTTGACCAGGAGTCAGATCATCCTTGACGTAATGTGGCTCAGCAACATTATCGTCACTGAAAGCATCCCGAGATAATTTGCTTCGCTGCATCCCCAATGGTTCAAGGAGTCGTTCTGTCAAGAATCTTGACCAGCCGCCGTCCTCAGCAATCGCATGGTCAATAACCTTCGCCATAATAACGTACATATAGTTACAATAGCTCCACTGAGAGCGGAACCTGGTGGTGATGGGTAGATGAGCTACAACGTGTAGCACATCTTTGGGATGGATCAGGTTCTTTCCTGATGCTCCATACCATGAAAGGTCTAGCTGAGCGATCCCAGTAGTGTGAGATAGCGCGTCGTGAACGGTAGCGCGGTTCCCGAGAACAGGGTCCAAGGCGTGATGGAATTTCACATGTTTGGATAGTTCATCGTCCCAAGCAAGCTTTCCCTCATGTACTAGCATCCCGCAGCAGGAGGCCATCATAGCCTTCATGCTTGAGCCGATTACATAAGCCGTGTCAATGTTTGCCGGTATTTGCTTCTCCGCGTCACGAAAACCATCGGTGCCTTGTAAGACAACGTCTCCGTAATGAAGAACGCCGAATGAAACAGACGCGGCACCTGTCGTTTCTCGAAGCTGGGTAATCGTAGGGAGAAGCGCTTTCAGGCTAAAACTCGATTAGCATTGCTATTTCATACCTTCTCAGCGTTTGTGCTTGCAACCTACCGCTCTTGAGCCAGGAAGACTTGGGAACTGGGCGATGCCATCGTGATACAGTGCCTGCGGTTGTTTGGGGTAGTACAGCTCTATCAATCCAGGTCAGCTTGCGATGAGCAGCTCAGGTGGACCAACTGAAACACGAGTACCTACCTCTTATGAGTGAAATATTAGCGACAGGAGCTGTTTGAAATTGCTCGCGTGGCTCAGGCTTATGCCGAGGTAGTTGGATATGGTTCTTGCGTGGTCTGAGTTCCGGTGGTCTctctatttttttttttttttggctgCCATTGCCGAGATGCAGTTATTTCATTTGTCATGTTACGTGGCAATTTGACCACAATTCTCTGGTGGTGGAACAAGCCACGTCCTTTTGCTGGGTTACACAAGTTGGTCATTGACTTCCCCGCACACCCGAAGTACCTCAGGAATCACCCAGTTAGTACTTTGAAGGTATACAAACAGTTCATGAAGTGCTTGTTACAAGTCTACAATTGGCTTTTAAGCTCTTGCTTACTTCTGATGTGATGAGGTTAAACTTAGTTAAATAGTGAATAAAGCCCCTCCTACCTTGGTATTCAACCTTCGTATCTCGAAATTGTTTAACAATCAGTTTTTTTGAAACCTCCATCATTTTCGAAATCATGACACAAGTCCTGACAAATGATTCAACCCGCCTCGCGGAGGTATCATACTTTGAACCATTGGCAATCCATGCTCGTGAAAAGCCTTACATCTCCAATGTCCCCTTTGTCGAAACAGATGGACCTTGGAACAATCTGAACCAAGTCAAATACGAGACGCCGATTACGGATATTCGCGGGCGTGAAAATGAGTTTTCACTTGCCAAGAACGGGTTTGAGTATATTCAGAAGAAGTTTACAGACCCTCCCGTTGGTCATATCGACAGCCTAGATCATCCATatgttcttcttgacatGGAACGGTTTCTTGGGCAGCGATATGGAGCCTCGATGGTACTCGTGTACGACGCAATCGTATGTAATCATCCGGCCCGATGCAAAAAGGACGTTGCTCATTTGTATTCATAGGTTCGAAaggttggattggatggttaTTTTCAGCAAGCAGATGCTGCGCACATCGGTAAGATGACCCGCTCCATTCCCTCCTTCTGAAGTCTAAAATCGTCTCTGTCTCGCAGACCACACACCAGAAAACTGTCAATGGCGGCTACAGGTAGCCTTGGACAAACGTGGTCTGACAGGCATAAAACCGCGACGCATTCAGTTGATAACGTTAGTACTTGTGAGCTTTGCGTTCCTCGCTGAAACCTACTGATGTGGCCGTCGTTACAGAGCCTGGAAGCCCCTCACCATTTGTGTAACCCAATGGCCTATTACCGTCTGTGACACGTCAACTGTTTCTCGTGACGACTGCTACCCGGTTGATACCGTGTTCCCACACTACGCTTCCGAACTGTACCATGTCGGGTACAACAAGGCACACAAATGGTTCTACCTTAGCAATCAGACAAATGAGGAGGTCTTAGTTATGCAAATTTACGATAGCGATGCCCCGGACCTGGCAGGTGAGCCCACAGACCTTTGCGGAACTTGCAGACTTTCGTTGGATGACCTGAGTAATGAAAATGTTTGCTAATTAGACCTGCAGGCTGCCCCCATATGGCGATCGACGTGGGTCGGGACGACATCCATAAAGGTCGCAGGGACAGCATTGAGGTGCGCGCGATATTAGTCTACATGTAATTCGCTGGATGGATAGTATTCGCAAGGTTTTCTGCTTAGAACAATCGATCTGTGACACTGTTTCTTCAACGGTACTCCATTTGGGTACATGTGTTCTTATTACAATTCAAGCAACTATGAAATTCGCATCTATGAGTCAATGATTGACACCAAGTAATCTGGGAAGAGCTAGAAATGTCTAAGTGCTGTCCTTCTTTAGAAACCTT of Fusarium musae strain F31 chromosome 5, whole genome shotgun sequence contains these proteins:
- a CDS encoding hypothetical protein (EggNog:ENOG41~MEROPS:MER0026262) encodes the protein MASPSSQVFLAQERLKALLPTITQLRETTGAASVSFGVLHYGDVVLQGTDGFRDAEKQIPANIDTAYVIGSSMKAMMASCCGMLVHEGKLAWDDELSKHVKFHHALDPVLGNRATVHDALSHTTGIAQLDLSWYGASGKNLIHPKDVLHVVAHLPITTRFRSQWSYCNYMYVIMAKVIDHAIAEDGGWSRFLTERLLEPLGMQRSKLSRDAFSDDNVAEPHYVKDDLTPGQLPRPDLSSDTLMGPAGCLWSTVPDMLKWVRAVLTSVNPDRESGHEPIVLKEMDTITAHQTQLAHRGLFENTYGYGWSRLSMPSAMYGFMSTNGNKQEPILGRDSDRRLMLYHGGQVTGFLMTLCIFPEAQSAIVVLSNTQALGDASDWTARAIMQELFELRPSIDLVAQAKLTARQALGLYARLMGDYIKNKSQSEDADLDDKFGVYVNEGLKLHIDIRPTKNRDKVGEFFLNVRLSHAHAQTGQTQRPKNGENSDDLEFMTNNQEVSAYCIVSFVLHYSYFVGYYQIAPPVNTITDVIAYRATLASESR
- a CDS encoding hypothetical protein (EggNog:ENOG41), whose translation is MTQVLTNDSTRLAEVSYFEPLAIHAREKPYISNVPFVETDGPWNNLNQVKYETPITDIRGRENEFSLAKNGFEYIQKKFTDPPVGHIDSLDHPYVLLDMERFLGQRYGASMVLVYDAIVRKVGLDGYFQQADAAHIGKMTRSIPSF